In Chelonia mydas isolate rCheMyd1 chromosome 10, rCheMyd1.pri.v2, whole genome shotgun sequence, a single window of DNA contains:
- the SH2D7 gene encoding SH2 domain-containing protein 7, translated as MLQIQPQDSMENKQLQLLLGRETNPATENQSFEMLKDLALKWFMETQVPLILQNGILPEWFYGFITRKQSEELLKDKDVGCFLIRLSDRTIGYILSYRGKDRCRHFVINHLRNGHYVVSGDTCTHESLAELISYYQTSEINPFGENLTTVCAQPIENSLYDEIALDQQTSSKQSKSNSGEVNPLLKRQVSGSSQTTVLMKEATSVPPKSKTEHKNFNPQDPDIAPPLPDRISLLMQETFKLDLNDQGNTIYAELNKHHLNVRGLSLETHSATDKVLIEKPACSSQGDTQQKPGEPDRANYSPCKKISSVYALAKQAERFYDKKIDLIKLSPPETVYSEVKLEQGKSHSTLPWGQNVHSLSLCPSTSADTKKLTLSTPASTLPKLSPKLPIKARTSVESQGSEELFAPYATSLQSNDGLRKPNKILSDSPTPSTYGQIEKVKACKPFASGSDSGNNTYEQIPVGRPKSSTHDQASERHSKSSQVQPNDTYDEVSSLNIGSSRTENCTENTYEKIPENLQKGSSAKQIPATDNTYEQISLDLVKGAEAKPNQKMDKRRRFFFSDKKNKS; from the exons ATGCTTCAGATTCAACCTCAAGACAGCATGGAGAATAAACAGCTGCAATTACTCTTAGGAAGGGAAACTAACCCAGCAACTGAAAACCAGTCCTTTGAGATGCTAAAAGATCTAGCATTGAAGTGGTTTATGGAGACACAGGTTCCTCTTATATTACAGAATGGTATTTTACCTGAGTGGTTCTATGGATTCATTACAAGAAA GCAGAGTGAAGAGCTGCTTAAAGACAAAGATGTTGGCTGTTTTCTTATCAGATTAAGTGACAGAACAATTGGTTACATTCTGTCATATAG AGGAAAAGATCGATGTCGGCATTTCGTCATTAATCACCTACGGAACGGACATTATGTAGTATCAGGGGATACCTGTACCCATGAAAGCCTTGCAGAgctgataagctattaccagacTTCAGAAATCAACCCTTTTGGAGAAAATCTTACAACAGTTTGTGCTCAG ccaATTGAGAATAGTTTATATGATGAGATCGCTTTGGATCAGCAAACCTCTTCAAAGCAAAGTAAATCAAACAGTGGAGAAGTCAATCCCTTGCTGAAAAGGCAAGTGTCTGGCAGCTCACAAACCACTGTGCTAATGAAGGAAGCCACCTCTGTACCTCCAAAGTCAAAGACAGAGCACAAGAACTTTAACCCCCAG GATCCAGACATAGCCCCACCACTGCCGGATAGGATCAGCTTGCTTATGCAGGAGACATTCAAGCTAGACTTAAACGATCAAGGAAACACTATATATGCGGAGCTGAACAAACATCATCTGAATGTCAGAGGCCTTAGTTTGGAGACCCACTCTGCCACTGACAAAGTCCTCATTGAGAAACCAGCCTGTTCCTCACAAGGAGACACCCAGCAAAAACCAGGAGAACCAGACCGAGCAAACTACTCTCCTTGCAAAAAAATCAGCTCGGTGTATGCTTTGGCTAAGCAAGCTGAACGTTTCTATGACAAAAAAATTGATCTTATAAAGCTATCGCCTCCAGAAACTGTTTATTCTGAAGTTAAGCTTGAGCAAGGTAAAAGCCATTCCACACTTCCTTGGGGTCAAAATGTCCATTCTCTATCACTTTGTCCATCAACTTCTGCAGACACAAAGAAGTTGACATTAAGTACTCCTGCTTCAACACTCCCTAAGTTGTCTCCTAAGTTACCTATAAAAGCTAGGACCTCTGTGGAGTCCCAAGGTTCAGAAGAGCTATTTGCACCCTATGCAACCTCCCTCCAAAGCAATGATGGGCTTAGAAAACCAAACAAGATCCTTAGTGATTCACCAACACCTAGCACATATGGGCAGATTGAGAAGGTGAAAGCTTGTAAGCCTTTTGCTTCTGGCTCTGATAGTGGGAACAATACTTATGAACAGATTCCTGTTGGACGTCCAAAGTCATCTACCCATGACCAAGCTTCTGAGAGACATTCTAAGTCTTCTCAAGTACAGCCCAATGATACTTATGATGAGGTGTCTTCTTTGAACATAGGATCCTCCAGAACAGAGAACTGTACTGAAAATACATATGAAAAGATCCCTGAGAATCTCCAGAAAGGCTCATCTGCAAAGCAAATTCCTGCTACTGATAACACGTATGAGCAAATTTCCCTAGACCTTGTGAAGGGAGCAGAAGCAAAACCAAACCAGAAG ATGGACAAGcgaagaagattttttttttctgacaagaAGAACAAATCCTGA